The Esox lucius isolate fEsoLuc1 chromosome 5, fEsoLuc1.pri, whole genome shotgun sequence genome includes a region encoding these proteins:
- the tefa gene encoding TEF transcription factor, PAR bZIP family member a isoform X1: MSSIEIPEIFKALLEGPFTIPTLDNAKMSAEPITTTLETTMGARGAFPVVLKKIMEMPPPVLLEGDDDNDKEKLLTGENVDMGGESGMGPSAALTPAIWDKTIPYNGETFHLEYMDLEEFLMENGIPTSPSILEDALNKENEEKAEPVTTVANPKTAPVAPVALLSVLELDNCEEVEVATVTSPDITANTEVVTDKDRLTPEPIDPEEIEVDVNFNPDPTDLVLSSIPGGELFNPRKHKFSEDELKPQPMIKKAKKVFVPEDSKDEKYWQRRKKNNVAAKRSRDARRLKENQITVRAAFLERENMALRQEVSELRKDFARSKNVVARYAAKFGELAPLEDQ; this comes from the exons CAAAAATGTCTGCAGAGCCGATCACCACCACACTAGAAACAACCATGGGTGCACGAGGTGCGTTTCCCGTGGTTTTGAAGAAGATAATGGAAATGCCCCCGCCGGTTTTACTGGAGGGCGATGATG ACAACGACAAGGAGAAGCTGTTAACAGGTGAAAATGTGGATATGGGAGGAGAGAGCGGGATGGGTCCATCGGCTGCCCTAACCCCCGCCATCTGGGACAAGACCATCCCGTACAATGGTGAGACCTTTCACCTGGAGTACATGGACCTGGAGGAGTTCCTTATGGAGAATGGCATTCCCACTTCACCGTCGATCCTGGAAGATGCTCTTAACAAGGAGAATGAAGAGAAGGCAGAGCCCGTTACCACAGTAGCCAATCCGAAGACAGCTCCAGTTGCCCCCGTTGCCCTGCTATCTGTCCTGGAGCTGGACAAttgtgaggaggtggaggtggccACTGTCACCTCTCCTGATATCACAGCCAACACAG AGGTGGTGACCGACAAGGACAGGCTGACCCCTGAACCGATTGACCCGGAGGAGATTGAGGTGGACGTGAACTTTAACCCGGACCCCACAGACCTGGTTCTGTCCAGCATTCCTGGAGGAGAACTTTTCAACCCACGCAAACACAAGTTCTCAGAAGACGAACTCAAACCACAGCCAATGATCAAGAAGGCTAAGAAAGTGTTTGTACCAGAGGATTCTAAA GATGAGAAGTACTggcagaggaggaagaagaacaaCGTGGCAGCAAAACGTTCTCGAGATGCACGGCGATTGAAGGAGAACCAGATCACGGTGCGGGCGGCGTTCCTTGAGCGAGAGAACATGGCGTTACGGCAGGAAGTGTCTGAGCTACGGAAAGACTTTGCCCGCAGCAAGAACGTTGTGGCTCGCTATGCTGCCAAATTCGGAGAGCT tgcGCCGCTGGAAGACCAGTAG
- the tefa gene encoding TEF transcription factor, PAR bZIP family member a isoform X2 → MSSIEIPEIFKALLEGPFTIPTLDNDNDKEKLLTGENVDMGGESGMGPSAALTPAIWDKTIPYNGETFHLEYMDLEEFLMENGIPTSPSILEDALNKENEEKAEPVTTVANPKTAPVAPVALLSVLELDNCEEVEVATVTSPDITANTEVVTDKDRLTPEPIDPEEIEVDVNFNPDPTDLVLSSIPGGELFNPRKHKFSEDELKPQPMIKKAKKVFVPEDSKDEKYWQRRKKNNVAAKRSRDARRLKENQITVRAAFLERENMALRQEVSELRKDFARSKNVVARYAAKFGELAPLEDQ, encoded by the exons ACAACGACAAGGAGAAGCTGTTAACAGGTGAAAATGTGGATATGGGAGGAGAGAGCGGGATGGGTCCATCGGCTGCCCTAACCCCCGCCATCTGGGACAAGACCATCCCGTACAATGGTGAGACCTTTCACCTGGAGTACATGGACCTGGAGGAGTTCCTTATGGAGAATGGCATTCCCACTTCACCGTCGATCCTGGAAGATGCTCTTAACAAGGAGAATGAAGAGAAGGCAGAGCCCGTTACCACAGTAGCCAATCCGAAGACAGCTCCAGTTGCCCCCGTTGCCCTGCTATCTGTCCTGGAGCTGGACAAttgtgaggaggtggaggtggccACTGTCACCTCTCCTGATATCACAGCCAACACAG AGGTGGTGACCGACAAGGACAGGCTGACCCCTGAACCGATTGACCCGGAGGAGATTGAGGTGGACGTGAACTTTAACCCGGACCCCACAGACCTGGTTCTGTCCAGCATTCCTGGAGGAGAACTTTTCAACCCACGCAAACACAAGTTCTCAGAAGACGAACTCAAACCACAGCCAATGATCAAGAAGGCTAAGAAAGTGTTTGTACCAGAGGATTCTAAA GATGAGAAGTACTggcagaggaggaagaagaacaaCGTGGCAGCAAAACGTTCTCGAGATGCACGGCGATTGAAGGAGAACCAGATCACGGTGCGGGCGGCGTTCCTTGAGCGAGAGAACATGGCGTTACGGCAGGAAGTGTCTGAGCTACGGAAAGACTTTGCCCGCAGCAAGAACGTTGTGGCTCGCTATGCTGCCAAATTCGGAGAGCT tgcGCCGCTGGAAGACCAGTAG